From a single Arachis hypogaea cultivar Tifrunner chromosome 3, arahy.Tifrunner.gnm2.J5K5, whole genome shotgun sequence genomic region:
- the LOC112789315 gene encoding mitochondrial import inner membrane translocase subunit TIM22-4, with the protein MADESGKGTESVASNLNEAEKPTIQPLRLPTAEEIRGQDIWNNCAVRSVVSGVMGGGLGFFMGLLLGALDRPHEEMTGRQEFIYQAKQMGRRSWGSAKAFAVMGFIFSAAECVVEKARAKHDMTNTVVAGCVTGGSISAKGGPKAACAGCAGFAAFSVVIEKFLDRHE; encoded by the exons ATGGCTGATGAGTCAGGAAAAGGAACTGAGAGTGTTGCTTCGAATCTGAATGAAGCTGAGAAGCCTACGATTCAACCTCTGAGGTTGCCCACAGCTGAAGAAATTCGCGGCCAAGATATTTGGAATAACTGTGCTGTGCGCAGTGTTGTTAGTGGAGTCATGG GAGGTGGACTTGGCTTCTTCATGGGATTGCTTCTTGGAGCATTAGACAGGCCTCACGAAGAGATGACTGGCAGGCAGGAGTTTATATATCAAGCAAAGCAGATGGGGCGTAGGAGCTGGGGTTCGGCCAAAGCGTTTGCTGTTATGGGTTTTATATTCTCAGCTGCAGAGTGTGTTGTTGAGAAG GCACGAGCGAAACATGACATGACAAATACTGTTGTTGCTGGGTGTGTTACTGGAGGTTCAATATCAGCAAAAG GTGGTCCAAAAGCAGCATGTGCTGGTTGTGCTGGCTTTGCGGCATTCTCAGTCGTTATAGAGAAGTTCTTAGACAGACATGAGTAG
- the LOC112789314 gene encoding TOM1-like protein 1 produces MSENLMEKVNALGERLKIGGVEVGRKMSAGMSSMSFKVKEFFHGQNHADRLVEEATSESLDEPDWSMNLQIYDLINDHESINTGEVVRAIKRRIMMRNNPRIQYLALVLLEALLKNCDNKGFMEVASERVLDEMVKLIDDPLTVSSNRNKALIDHMRLGESTTQLRYLPVFEETYKSLKSRGVGFPVRDNESLAPIFTPPPRRSSSAADSDDIILPHPIRYDIPMRSFTSQPTTKEAFHVARNTIELLYTILSSSPHQQLLRDELTTSLVQQCQRSRCDVQRIAETSGDNEALLFEALNVNDEIQKVLTKYQEFNKPTAPPALPTFTPLQPVEAEESPGRNTTEDDDDDDALIRKPSDSRVGLSHDDMMHDLDEMIFGKKGVGDDPTNHHQSSKHDLISF; encoded by the exons ATGAGTGAGAACTTGATGGAAAAAGTGAACGCATTAGGAGAGCGTCTCAAGATTGGTGGAGTGGAAGTAGGTAGAAAGATGAGTGCCGGAATGAGTTCTATGAGCTTCAAAGTGAAGGAATTTTTCCATGGTCAAAACCATGCGGACAGGCTCGTCGAGGAGGCTACATCAGAGTCCCTCGACGAGCCTGACTGGTCTATGAACCTTCAAATCTATGACTTGATCAATGATCATGAAAGCATCAACACAGGCGAAGTGGTTCGGGCGATCAAGAGGAGGATCATGATGAGGAATAATCCGAGGATTCAGTACCTTGCATTGGTCCTTCTTGAAGCATTGCTTAAGAATTGTGACAATAAGGGATTCATGGAAGTGGCATCTGAGAGAGTTCTTGATGAGATGGTTAAACTAATTGATGATCCTTTAACAGTTTCTAGTAACCGCAACAAGGCTTTGATTGATCATATGAGGCTGGGAGAATCAACCACTCAGCTTCGTTATTTGCCTGTTTTTGAAGAAACTTATAag AGTTTGAAATCAAGGGGTGTTGGATTTCCTGTTAGAGACAATGAAAGCTTGGCTCCAATTTTCACTCCTCCTCCTCGTCGTTCATCCTCTGCTGCTGATTCTGATGATATCATTTTACCACATCCCATTCGCTATGATATTCCCATGCGAAGCTTCACCTCTCAACCAACCACAAAGGAAGCTTTTCATGTTGCAAGAAACACCATTGAGCTTCTCTATACTATCTTATCTTCTTCACCACACCAACAACTTTTACGG GATGAACTGACAACCTCATTAGTACAACAGTGTCAAAGGTCTCGATGTGATGTGCAAAGAATAGCTGAGACTTCTGGGGACAATGAAGCACTTCTTTTTGAGGCATTGAATGTGAATGATGAGATTCAAAAGGTTCTAACTAAGTACCAAGAATTCAACAAGCCTACAGCTCCTCCTGCTCTGCCTACATTTACTCCACTCCAACCGGTCGAGGCAGAGGAATCGCCCGGCCGGAACACaactgaagatgatgatgatgatgatgccttGATTAGGAAGCCAAGTGATTCAAGGGTTGGATTGAGCCATGATGACATGATGCATGATCTTGATGAGATGATTTTTGGCAAAAAAGGTGTTGGAGATGATCCTACCAACCACCaccaatcatcaaaacatgatctcatctccttctaa
- the LOC112789317 gene encoding binding partner of ACD11 1 — protein MATRTVKVSNISSGATEQDLKEFLTYPGKIEHIEMKSENNSKVAYVTFNSSDGAETAVLLSGAVLVGQAITIVLATDYVAPASAASTIPTATGATNADAVTSESGLLTAEDVVSSMLAKGYILGQDVLNRAKSFDERHQLTSTASSKVATLDQKVGISEKITAGSMLVNDKVKEMDERYQVSEKAKSAMSAAEQSLSTAGSTLMKNRYVLTGATWVTGAYSKVAKAAEEVGQKTMEKVLAQENQENSTEVNKDVHNSTTTTMPEPQHVANTAVQPPRNEPPQQASTTNHPSNPSTTQGLNP, from the exons ATGGCG ACAAGAACGGTTAAAGTGAGCAACATCTCTTCAGGCGCAACAGAGCAAGATTTGAAGGAATTTCTGACATATCCTGGAAAAATAGAACATATAGAAATGAAGAG TGAGAATAATTCAAAAGTTGCATATGTTACCTTCAATAGTTCAGATGGAGCAGAAACTGCAGTTCTTCTATCG GGAGCTGTGTTGGTTGGACAAGCTATAACCATAGTTTTGGCTACAGATTATGTTGCACCTGCCTCGGCTGCATCTACAATCCCAACC GCAACAGGAGCCACAAATGCAGATGCTGTGACTTCTGAGTCTGGTTTGTTAACAGCGGAGGATGTCGTGAGTAGCATGCTGGCCAAGGGCTACATTTTGGGCCAAGACGTATTAAACCGCGCAAAGTCATTTGATGAGAGGCACCAGCTTACTTCTACTGCCTCGTCGAAAGTTGCTACATTGGACCAGAAGGTTGGTATCAGTGAAAAAATCACTGCTGGTTCGATGCTGGTGAATGATAAGGTCAAGGAAATGGATGAGAGGTATCAAGTATCCGAGAAGGCTAAGTCTGCCATGTCAGCGGCAGAGCAGTCGCTGAGCACTGCCGGATCAACTCTCATGAAGAACCGTTATGTGTTAACCGGGGCAACATGGGTGACTGGTGCATATAGCAAGGTTGCTAAGGCTGCTGAGGAAGTGGGACAGAAAACTATGGAGAAGGTTTTAGCACAAGAAAATCAAGAAAACAGTACAGAAGTCAATAAAGATGTTCACAACAGCACAACCACCACCATGCCTGAACCTCAACATGTTGCCAACACAGCTGTTCAACCTCCTAGAAATGAACCACCACAACAGGCTTCAACAACCAATCACCCTTCTAACCCTTCCACAACTCAAGGCTTGAACCCCTAA